A region from the Aquimarina sp. ERC-38 genome encodes:
- a CDS encoding ACP phosphodiesterase, whose amino-acid sequence MNFLAHIYLSAEDPELKIGNFIADSVKGKKFEKFPLRIAQGIHLHRKIDHYTDHHPIVKQSISRLKPTYKRYSGVIVDLFYDHFLAYNWDSYADLPLETYSVEFYKLLQEYQEVLPKRVQNFMPYMIKNNWLLQYASIPGISSILYQMNQRTKNVSKMNFAIIELEQHYSLFQKEFELFFKELQQFTHDQIQSLS is encoded by the coding sequence ATGAATTTCTTAGCTCATATTTACCTGTCTGCAGAAGATCCGGAACTTAAAATCGGTAATTTTATAGCGGATTCGGTAAAGGGTAAAAAATTCGAAAAATTTCCTTTAAGGATTGCTCAGGGGATTCACTTACACCGTAAGATTGACCATTATACGGATCATCATCCTATTGTAAAACAAAGTATTTCCAGGTTAAAACCTACCTATAAGAGATATAGCGGAGTCATTGTAGATTTATTTTATGACCATTTTTTAGCGTACAATTGGGATTCTTACGCTGATCTTCCCCTGGAAACCTATTCCGTTGAATTTTATAAACTTTTACAAGAGTATCAAGAGGTGTTGCCTAAACGTGTTCAAAATTTTATGCCGTATATGATTAAGAATAACTGGTTATTACAATATGCTTCCATACCGGGTATTTCCAGTATTCTCTACCAAATGAATCAGCGTACAAAAAATGTCTCCAAAATGAATTTTGCCATCATTGAACTGGAACAACATTATAGTTTGTTTCAAAAGGAATTCGAGCTGTTTTTTAAGGAATTGCAACAATTTACTCACGATCAAATTCAGAGTTTATCCTAA
- the glmM gene encoding phosphoglucosamine mutase, with translation MTLIKSISGIRGTIGGAVGENLTPVDAVKFASAYGTWLLNRSGKKNPVVVVGRDARISGAMIQELVMNSLIGLGIQVIDLGLSTTPTVEIAVPMEQADGGIILTASHNPKQWNALKLLNEKGEFLNGTEGAKILKIAEDDAYTFADVDSLGTIKEDTTYIEKHINEVLNLDLVDVAKVKNAKLKVVVDAVNSTGGIAVPMLLKKMGVSVVELYCEPTGHFPHNPEPLKEHLVDLSERVVVEKADMGITVDPDVDRLAFIDENGEMFGEEYTLVACADYVLGKTKGNTVSNLSSTRALRDITEKHGGTYEASAVGEVNVVIKMKDNHAIIGGEGNGGIIYPESHYGRDSLVGIALFLTHFAEKKMKVSELRASYPAYYMSKNKIQLTPSLKVDQILKEFHQQNKDEKVTTIDGVKVDYKDSWVHLRKSNTEPIIRIYTEANTQQAADELAESTIKDLKKIAGI, from the coding sequence ATGACACTAATAAAATCTATATCAGGAATACGGGGAACGATTGGAGGGGCAGTAGGAGAGAACTTAACACCGGTTGATGCCGTAAAATTTGCTTCGGCTTATGGAACCTGGCTTTTAAACAGATCGGGTAAGAAGAACCCAGTCGTGGTGGTAGGTAGAGACGCCCGGATTTCCGGGGCAATGATTCAGGAACTGGTCATGAATAGCCTAATAGGATTAGGTATACAGGTAATTGACCTGGGATTATCTACTACGCCTACGGTAGAAATTGCAGTACCCATGGAACAGGCAGATGGTGGTATCATTCTTACTGCAAGCCATAATCCTAAACAGTGGAATGCTTTAAAATTACTGAATGAAAAAGGGGAGTTCTTAAACGGTACCGAAGGGGCAAAAATTCTTAAAATCGCCGAAGATGATGCATATACCTTTGCCGATGTAGATAGTTTAGGTACGATTAAAGAAGATACAACCTATATCGAAAAACATATTAATGAAGTACTTAACCTGGATCTAGTAGACGTTGCAAAAGTAAAAAATGCTAAACTTAAAGTAGTAGTGGATGCGGTTAACTCTACCGGAGGTATTGCCGTACCCATGTTACTAAAAAAAATGGGAGTTTCAGTTGTTGAACTTTATTGTGAGCCAACCGGTCATTTTCCTCACAATCCCGAACCTTTAAAAGAACATCTGGTAGATTTATCTGAAAGGGTAGTAGTTGAAAAAGCAGATATGGGCATTACCGTAGATCCGGACGTAGACCGTCTGGCTTTTATTGATGAAAACGGAGAGATGTTTGGCGAAGAATATACGCTGGTTGCCTGTGCAGATTATGTTTTAGGGAAAACAAAAGGAAATACGGTTTCTAATTTATCCTCTACCCGGGCGTTACGGGATATCACGGAAAAACACGGGGGAACCTATGAAGCAAGTGCGGTAGGCGAAGTAAATGTAGTTATCAAAATGAAAGATAACCATGCGATTATTGGAGGCGAAGGGAATGGCGGTATTATTTATCCGGAATCGCATTACGGGCGTGATTCGCTGGTTGGGATTGCTTTATTTTTAACTCATTTCGCCGAAAAAAAAATGAAAGTAAGTGAATTACGGGCCTCGTACCCGGCTTATTATATGAGTAAGAATAAAATTCAACTTACCCCATCCTTAAAAGTAGATCAAATACTAAAGGAATTTCATCAGCAAAATAAAGATGAAAAGGTAACTACTATTGACGGAGTAAAAGTAGATTATAAAGACAGTTGGGTGCATCTTAGAAAAAGTAATACGGAACCTATCATCAGAATTTATACAGAAGCAAACACACAGCAAGCAGCAGATGAGTTAGCAGAAAGCACTATTAAAGATTTAAAAAAAATAGCAGGTATTTAA
- a CDS encoding lysophospholipid acyltransferase family protein: MQLLIYRLLYPVIWILSRLPWSVFYKVSDLVYYFVYYIIRYRRKTVLTNLQLAFPDKTASEYKKISKASYKHMCDMFLEMARTLSISKKEMVKRFAITNLDMFTRLSEEGRSIIVTMGHYNSYEWSNAIEIVSDFTCVGVYKPLKNKYFDALAHRIRGRFGSQVVAKRDIFRKILIDERKKSGLYLYGLISDQSPKIHDATFWTDFFNIKVPTINGAEVIGKKMGLSVYYLNVEKVKRGFYSATLVPISEDPKNEDNHYITKRFIELLENQIKSNPGNYLWTHKRWKHRNAPIPKDVTIA; this comes from the coding sequence ATGCAGCTACTTATTTATCGACTACTTTATCCGGTTATTTGGATACTTTCCCGTCTTCCCTGGAGTGTTTTTTACAAAGTTTCTGACCTGGTCTATTACTTTGTATATTATATCATTCGTTACCGAAGAAAGACAGTTCTAACCAATTTACAATTAGCATTTCCTGATAAAACTGCTTCTGAATATAAAAAGATTAGTAAAGCTTCCTATAAACATATGTGTGATATGTTCCTGGAAATGGCACGTACCTTAAGTATTTCAAAAAAGGAAATGGTCAAGCGTTTTGCTATTACCAACCTGGATATGTTTACCCGCTTATCTGAAGAAGGCAGGAGTATCATCGTCACTATGGGCCATTACAATAGTTACGAGTGGTCTAATGCTATTGAAATTGTATCTGATTTCACCTGCGTAGGTGTCTACAAACCTTTAAAGAATAAATATTTTGACGCCTTAGCCCATCGTATTCGGGGCAGGTTTGGGTCTCAAGTAGTTGCTAAACGTGATATTTTCCGAAAAATTCTAATAGACGAGCGAAAAAAAAGCGGACTTTACCTCTACGGTCTTATATCCGATCAATCTCCAAAAATTCACGATGCTACCTTTTGGACGGATTTCTTTAATATCAAAGTACCTACCATAAACGGAGCTGAAGTTATCGGAAAAAAAATGGGGTTAAGTGTTTACTACTTAAACGTAGAAAAAGTGAAGAGAGGTTTTTACAGTGCCACCCTGGTTCCTATTAGTGAAGACCCAAAAAATGAAGACAACCATTACATTACAAAAAGGTTTATTGAATTATTAGAGAACCAAATTAAGTCAAACCCTGGCAACTATTTATGGACACATAAAAGATGGAAGCACCGCAATGCTCCCATCCCCAAAGATGTCACCATAGCTTGA
- a CDS encoding rhomboid family intramembrane serine protease — translation MGGISIVLIVVIGINVLFSLKGFNDFSFFEKYKFNIGAIRNGEQVRMVSSAFLHADTTHLFFNMLTLYFFAPLVLSYLGNIKFLVVYSGSLLVGNLLSFTFHKNEYQYSAVGASGAVSGIIYSGILFQPDMKLYMMFIPIPIPAYLFGIGYLLFSIYGMKSKLGNIGHDAHFGGAVGGYILTLLMAPYLLETNFLIVGLLAIPIVILFVMKKLGKI, via the coding sequence ATGGGAGGTATAAGTATTGTACTAATAGTAGTAATTGGGATAAATGTTCTGTTTTCACTTAAAGGGTTTAATGATTTCTCTTTTTTTGAAAAATACAAATTTAACATTGGTGCTATCCGCAATGGCGAACAGGTACGAATGGTTTCATCAGCATTTTTACATGCAGATACTACACATTTGTTTTTTAACATGCTTACCCTTTACTTTTTTGCCCCCTTAGTACTTTCCTATCTAGGAAATATAAAATTCCTGGTGGTTTATTCGGGAAGTCTGTTAGTTGGAAACCTATTATCTTTTACCTTTCATAAAAATGAATATCAGTATAGTGCGGTGGGTGCTAGTGGGGCAGTTTCTGGCATTATATATTCCGGAATCCTATTTCAACCGGATATGAAGTTATACATGATGTTTATTCCGATTCCTATCCCAGCGTATCTTTTTGGAATCGGATATTTACTTTTTTCTATCTACGGTATGAAAAGTAAGTTAGGGAACATTGGGCATGACGCTCACTTCGGGGGAGCAGTAGGAGGCTATATTTTGACCTTACTTATGGCACCTTACCTGCTTGAAACTAATTTTTTAATAGTTGGTTTACTCGCTATACCTATTGTCATCCTGTTTGTAATGAAAAAGTTAGGTAAGATTTAA
- a CDS encoding TlpA disulfide reductase family protein has protein sequence MKYFSLVLLAICFISSCDQKKTGYRIVGEAKDIENGTKVYINAISQSNRPSIVDSTEVQDGRFTFDLPDTSSSDFNYINFPNIPGNIIFLPENQEITMTVYKDSLRSSKVVGGSENELFFTYVDKLNNFGKRKEKIGTDFQVASKLGENDKVLKYREELKSIDEEEKAFRKNLAKEYPNSIVSVMVLTDLMNLKALPAREIKKLYTAVPDTLKKSRLGKNLDMMIASSIGKIDVGSESEDFTAPTPDGSKLTLHDNLGKITILDFWASWCRPCRIENPNVVRIYNKYHDKGLNIVGVSLDRKKEQWISAIDQDNLEWNHVSNLQFWQDPIAKTYGVRSIPATFILDENGKVIAKNLRGPALESKIAEILGETSESTL, from the coding sequence ATGAAATATTTTAGCCTAGTTCTTTTAGCGATATGTTTTATTTCTTCATGCGACCAGAAGAAAACCGGATATCGGATTGTCGGAGAAGCTAAAGATATAGAAAACGGTACTAAAGTATATATCAATGCTATAAGTCAATCTAATCGTCCCTCCATCGTAGATTCCACTGAAGTACAAGACGGGCGTTTTACTTTTGATTTACCTGATACTTCTTCTTCGGACTTTAATTATATTAATTTTCCTAATATTCCGGGAAATATAATTTTTTTACCGGAGAATCAGGAAATTACGATGACTGTTTACAAAGATAGCTTACGTAGTTCTAAAGTAGTAGGTGGGTCTGAAAATGAATTATTCTTTACTTACGTAGATAAGCTAAATAATTTTGGTAAAAGAAAAGAGAAGATTGGTACGGATTTTCAAGTAGCTTCAAAGTTGGGTGAAAATGATAAAGTCCTTAAATACAGAGAGGAATTAAAAAGTATTGATGAGGAAGAAAAAGCTTTTCGCAAAAACCTGGCAAAAGAATACCCGAATAGTATTGTGTCCGTAATGGTATTAACCGATCTAATGAATTTAAAAGCATTGCCTGCCAGAGAGATTAAAAAATTATATACTGCCGTACCCGACACTTTAAAAAAATCACGTTTAGGTAAAAACCTGGATATGATGATTGCCTCTTCCATTGGTAAGATTGATGTAGGAAGTGAATCCGAAGATTTTACGGCTCCTACTCCGGATGGGTCCAAACTAACCCTGCATGATAATTTAGGTAAAATAACTATCTTAGATTTTTGGGCTTCCTGGTGTCGTCCCTGTCGTATTGAAAATCCGAATGTAGTCCGTATTTATAATAAATATCATGATAAAGGTTTAAATATTGTAGGTGTTTCGCTGGATCGTAAAAAAGAACAATGGATTAGTGCTATAGATCAGGATAATCTGGAATGGAACCACGTATCTAATTTACAATTTTGGCAAGATCCTATTGCAAAAACCTACGGTGTACGTTCCATACCCGCTACTTTTATTTTGGATGAAAACGGAAAGGTCATTGCAAAAAATCTGAGAGGTCCGGCCTTAGAAAGCAAAATTGCAGAGATATTGGGAGAGACTTCAGAAAGTACGTTATAA
- a CDS encoding GAF domain-containing protein, whose amino-acid sequence MAIMEQDFPLQIKISFSKLFEKYRELCKSESYLSRERAEGVLNIASKFPELEEGVTSLERIKELAPEIEMILEDAFAPVLQSNEIKIATIPFNNAVLKATERYQNIVKAAGKDFIPRIKNLDEDHYYIMGCSMILKQYYGFKIDFRRPFFYDIPDASKILRHYRILYNADFIEIQKTANAKEITADDVSELLDNFDNVAVWKEKFPPSSWVFKGVIIANLFDATIDVALSEFKTSLLKYDKTQTNFVTKFEEIFQAIFNLPEIKVGFTAYNEEEGILERVPDRSFSSYILSSKDSETCEEVLCDRSYENLLKQSIYFAISDIERQHKLDRKEKLYKNLEDKGIKSAILAPIVHNKKFLGVLEIVSPNSQELNSINAYKLEDIMPYLMDAVVRSRQTADNEIELLIQRECTSIHPSVYWRFRQEARKVLYGKAKGRKISFNDVVFENVYPLYGQIDIKGSSEARNQAIQKDIVIQLTSVKKIINTIASVEKLPIYEQLIFRINSYITEIEKQLEVDSEKKVLDFIKNEIRPLFRHSTQKGSKVGSLIKEYNDMINDDLDLVYRHRKAYDDSVMQINKELANLLDEKQVEAQAMYPHFFERFKTDGVEHNIYIGESITKRKSFNKIYLHNLRLWQLQVMCELENEYYQLKKKLITNLDVTSMILVFNTSLSVRFRMDEKRFDVDGTYNARYEVIKKRVDKSFIKNSQQRVVQKGKLVIIYSQRSDEKEYMRYLQFLQSKNYLEDQIEIVELEDLQGITGLKALRVNILYHKNNDDKEFYTYEDLMKEINN is encoded by the coding sequence ATGGCAATAATGGAACAAGATTTTCCGTTGCAGATCAAAATAAGCTTTTCAAAATTATTTGAGAAGTATAGAGAGTTGTGTAAAAGTGAAAGCTATCTTAGTCGGGAAAGGGCAGAAGGAGTACTTAACATTGCTTCTAAATTTCCGGAACTGGAAGAAGGCGTTACGTCTTTAGAAAGAATTAAAGAGCTTGCGCCTGAAATAGAGATGATACTTGAAGATGCTTTTGCTCCGGTATTGCAGAGTAACGAAATTAAAATTGCTACCATTCCTTTCAACAATGCGGTCTTAAAAGCAACCGAACGCTATCAGAATATTGTTAAAGCAGCAGGAAAAGATTTTATACCTCGTATTAAAAACCTGGACGAAGACCATTATTACATCATGGGATGTAGTATGATTCTGAAACAGTATTACGGATTTAAAATTGACTTTAGAAGGCCATTCTTTTACGATATTCCTGATGCTTCTAAGATTTTACGTCATTATCGTATTCTCTACAACGCAGATTTTATAGAAATTCAAAAAACTGCGAATGCAAAGGAAATAACTGCCGACGATGTTTCCGAACTATTAGATAATTTTGATAATGTAGCTGTTTGGAAAGAAAAATTTCCTCCTTCAAGTTGGGTATTTAAAGGAGTAATTATTGCTAATTTATTTGATGCCACTATTGATGTGGCTTTATCTGAATTTAAAACAAGTTTGCTTAAATATGATAAAACCCAAACAAATTTTGTAACAAAATTCGAAGAAATATTTCAGGCAATTTTTAATCTACCAGAGATTAAAGTTGGTTTTACGGCGTATAATGAAGAAGAAGGAATATTAGAGCGAGTTCCGGATCGAAGTTTTTCAAGTTATATCTTAAGTTCAAAGGATAGCGAAACTTGCGAGGAAGTCTTATGTGACCGAAGTTATGAGAATTTACTAAAACAATCTATCTACTTTGCGATCTCAGATATAGAAAGGCAACATAAGCTTGATAGAAAAGAAAAATTATATAAAAACCTAGAGGATAAAGGTATTAAAAGCGCTATTTTGGCTCCTATTGTTCACAATAAAAAATTTCTGGGAGTACTAGAAATTGTTTCTCCTAACAGTCAGGAATTAAATAGTATCAATGCTTATAAGTTAGAAGATATCATGCCCTATCTTATGGATGCGGTTGTACGTTCCAGACAAACGGCTGATAATGAGATTGAGCTTTTGATTCAGCGGGAATGTACTTCTATTCATCCCAGCGTGTATTGGCGGTTTAGGCAAGAAGCCAGAAAGGTACTTTACGGGAAAGCAAAAGGTAGAAAAATTTCGTTTAATGATGTAGTCTTTGAAAATGTATATCCGTTATACGGGCAAATTGATATTAAAGGTTCTTCGGAAGCTAGAAATCAGGCAATTCAAAAAGATATTGTAATTCAGTTGACTTCCGTAAAGAAGATTATTAATACCATAGCTTCCGTAGAAAAACTACCTATTTATGAACAGTTGATCTTTAGAATAAACAGCTATATTACCGAAATTGAAAAGCAACTGGAAGTAGATAGTGAAAAGAAAGTACTGGATTTTATTAAAAACGAAATCCGCCCGCTCTTTAGGCACAGTACACAGAAAGGAAGTAAAGTAGGTTCGTTAATCAAAGAGTATAACGATATGATTAATGATGATCTTGACCTGGTATATCGACATCGTAAAGCCTATGACGATTCTGTAATGCAAATAAACAAGGAACTTGCTAACCTACTAGATGAAAAACAGGTGGAAGCACAGGCGATGTACCCCCACTTTTTTGAACGTTTTAAAACAGATGGAGTAGAGCATAATATTTACATCGGGGAATCTATTACTAAACGGAAAAGTTTTAATAAAATCTATCTACATAACCTGCGATTATGGCAATTACAGGTAATGTGCGAATTAGAAAATGAGTACTACCAGTTAAAAAAGAAGCTTATTACGAATCTGGACGTTACTTCTATGATTTTGGTATTTAATACTTCGCTATCCGTTCGCTTTAGAATGGATGAAAAGCGTTTTGATGTAGACGGTACCTATAATGCCAGGTATGAAGTAATTAAAAAACGAGTGGATAAATCCTTTATTAAAAACTCACAACAACGCGTTGTTCAAAAAGGAAAACTGGTCATTATTTATTCGCAACGCTCTGACGAAAAGGAATATATGCGCTACTTGCAATTTTTACAATCCAAAAATTATCTTGAAGATCAGATAGAAATTGTAGAATTAGAAGATTTACAGGGAATTACCGGTTTAAAAGCACTGAGAGTAAATATACTTTATCATAAAAATAATGATGATAAAGAGTTTTATACGTATGAAGACTTGATGAAAGAAATTAATAATTAA
- a CDS encoding metallophosphoesterase, with translation MRLPFTPPGIYLFTFLFFTVLLSGCATFTPQYEEENFTKKDPGKIIDKRFYLIGDAGGALKKKPTPGLEVLRQLIDTASTKQDYLIFLGDNIYPAGMPKKNSARRKKAEFKIDAQIQAASNFEGKTIFIPGNHDWYSNGVVGLDRERRYVEKKLKDKKSFWPSNGCPIKSLEVEENIQLILLDTQWYLANWNKNPTINDECSIKTREKFFTEIQGELKKNNGKYVVLAMHHPMFTNGPHGGKFHFKNHIFPSKKRIPLPILGSLATQLLTQGGMSPQDRFNQRYNELMKRLETMVRDNDRIVLASGHEHSLQYIDDNGLKQIVSGAGSKQSQASLGSNGLFSYPKQGVAVLDIFKDGSSNVRYFGFEKKKAKLVFQTPVHKKIIPFKTDTLPTQFNQEIQTAIYDTLETDKSNFFKNIWGQHYREVYSKHIKIPVVTLDTLYGGLRIQRQGGGQVTRSLRLVDTSGNRYSLRAMRKSVTQFLQKGAFKYTYLEDGFNDTFTEELLADFYTSSYPYAFMTTGPLAKAIDVYHSNPSILYMPKHARLGNYNKTFGDEMYFIQKRPGKEYKNEASFGAPDDIENTEDMLENLRRDEKYKMDEAWYIRTRLFDMLLGDWDRHSDQWKWARFDRDSIQLYRPIPKDRDQVYSNYDGAVLKFVRLIVPTVRKFQVFSDTIRNVRWLNESGLKLDRTLAKESPKAVWIVEAEKIRKQLTDSVIDKAFTHLPISLQDSIADKIKSQLKNRRNHIVDVASRYYDYMSKQVIITGTDKDDRFEIVRGDKVTEVKIFRLKKESTLPYYYRLIYTEETDEIWIYGLDDDDEFIVTGEGKKPIPIRIIGGQNNDIYRIERGKKTKIYDHQSKPNTIVEKGSAKFILRDNYNQNTFNINKAISKTNVLTPLIGFNPDDGVNINFNFTKSVNGFNDEPYPTKHILKGSYFFATSGFDLSYSGLLANALRNWNFIYGGRYTSENFAQNFFGFGNNSINPDDDLGLNYNRIKIGIRSLFLGINRKNFYGSEYKFNTFFRSVQVQDSPDRFISSGDNTLAVIGNDDDFFKNKLFAGVEAKYNYQSFDNIVVPTRGLLFNIEADLQTNIEQADRTILKLSPILQLYNALSRNKNLVLKTSIFSEFVIGNDFEFYQAASLGDTKGLRGFRRERFTGRSALAFSGDLRYGFKKFKTGILPLQIGLLGGYDIGRVWSDFDKNDVWHNSIGGGFWLNAIDTIAGEVGLFSSDDGLRVSFTLGMNF, from the coding sequence ATGCGCTTACCTTTTACTCCTCCTGGAATTTACTTATTTACTTTTTTATTTTTCACAGTATTATTATCAGGATGCGCAACTTTTACCCCACAGTACGAAGAAGAAAACTTTACGAAAAAAGATCCTGGTAAAATTATAGATAAGCGGTTCTATTTAATTGGTGATGCAGGAGGTGCTTTAAAGAAAAAACCTACTCCCGGCTTAGAAGTATTACGACAACTTATTGATACGGCTTCGACAAAACAGGATTACCTTATTTTTTTAGGAGATAATATTTATCCGGCAGGAATGCCTAAAAAGAACAGCGCCAGAAGAAAAAAAGCAGAATTTAAAATTGATGCTCAAATACAGGCAGCTTCTAACTTTGAAGGTAAAACCATTTTTATTCCTGGTAATCATGATTGGTACAGTAACGGGGTAGTGGGATTAGATCGCGAACGAAGATATGTTGAAAAAAAACTTAAAGATAAAAAGTCGTTTTGGCCTTCAAATGGATGTCCTATTAAAAGTCTGGAAGTCGAAGAAAATATTCAGCTGATTCTTCTGGATACGCAATGGTACCTGGCTAACTGGAATAAAAACCCAACAATCAATGATGAATGTTCGATCAAAACACGTGAAAAGTTCTTTACGGAGATTCAGGGGGAGTTAAAAAAAAACAATGGTAAATATGTGGTTTTGGCAATGCACCACCCTATGTTTACCAATGGTCCTCACGGAGGTAAATTTCATTTCAAGAATCATATTTTTCCTTCTAAAAAGAGAATACCGCTACCTATTCTAGGTTCGCTTGCTACACAACTACTTACACAAGGGGGTATGTCTCCGCAAGACCGCTTTAATCAACGATATAATGAGCTCATGAAACGCCTGGAAACGATGGTAAGGGACAATGACCGTATTGTATTAGCATCCGGACACGAACATTCCTTACAATATATTGATGACAATGGTTTAAAACAAATTGTTTCTGGTGCGGGCTCTAAACAATCGCAAGCATCCCTGGGCAGTAACGGATTGTTTTCTTATCCTAAACAGGGAGTTGCCGTATTGGATATTTTTAAGGATGGTTCATCAAACGTTCGGTACTTTGGCTTTGAAAAAAAGAAAGCAAAGCTGGTTTTTCAAACCCCAGTCCATAAAAAAATAATTCCTTTTAAAACCGACACCTTACCTACCCAATTTAATCAGGAGATTCAAACGGCTATTTACGACACACTGGAAACCGATAAATCCAATTTTTTTAAAAATATCTGGGGGCAACATTATAGAGAAGTCTATAGCAAGCATATTAAAATACCAGTGGTTACCCTGGATACCTTGTACGGCGGACTCCGCATACAACGACAAGGTGGGGGGCAGGTAACCCGTTCGCTTCGTTTGGTAGATACTTCCGGAAATCGATATAGTTTGAGAGCTATGCGTAAGAGTGTTACCCAGTTTTTACAAAAAGGGGCATTTAAATATACCTATCTTGAGGACGGGTTTAATGATACCTTTACCGAAGAATTATTGGCGGATTTCTATACTTCTAGCTATCCCTACGCCTTCATGACTACGGGTCCTTTAGCAAAGGCTATTGATGTCTACCATAGTAACCCTTCTATCCTTTATATGCCTAAACATGCCAGGCTAGGTAATTACAACAAAACCTTTGGAGATGAAATGTATTTTATACAAAAAAGACCAGGTAAAGAGTATAAGAACGAAGCATCCTTCGGAGCACCGGATGATATAGAAAATACCGAAGATATGTTAGAAAATCTTCGGAGAGATGAAAAGTATAAAATGGACGAAGCCTGGTACATTCGGACACGTCTCTTTGATATGTTACTAGGAGACTGGGACCGTCATTCGGATCAATGGAAATGGGCAAGATTTGATAGGGATTCCATTCAGTTATACCGCCCAATCCCAAAAGACAGAGACCAGGTATATTCCAATTATGATGGGGCCGTTTTAAAATTTGTTCGGTTAATAGTGCCTACAGTTAGAAAGTTTCAGGTTTTTAGTGACACTATACGTAATGTAAGGTGGTTAAATGAATCCGGATTAAAATTAGATCGTACCCTGGCAAAAGAATCTCCCAAAGCCGTTTGGATTGTAGAAGCTGAAAAAATACGGAAGCAACTAACGGATAGTGTTATCGATAAAGCCTTTACCCATTTACCCATAAGTTTGCAAGATAGTATTGCTGATAAAATTAAATCCCAACTTAAAAACCGAAGGAATCATATAGTTGATGTAGCAAGTCGCTATTATGATTATATGTCAAAACAAGTAATAATTACCGGTACGGACAAAGATGATAGATTTGAGATTGTAAGAGGAGATAAGGTAACCGAAGTAAAGATTTTTCGTCTAAAAAAAGAAAGTACGCTACCTTACTATTACCGTTTAATTTATACCGAAGAGACAGATGAAATATGGATTTACGGGCTTGACGATGATGATGAGTTTATCGTAACCGGAGAAGGTAAGAAGCCAATACCTATCCGGATTATAGGAGGGCAAAACAATGACATTTACCGTATAGAACGAGGAAAAAAAACAAAAATTTACGATCATCAATCCAAACCGAATACGATTGTAGAGAAAGGGTCTGCAAAATTCATTTTAAGGGATAACTATAATCAAAATACTTTTAATATAAATAAAGCAATTAGTAAAACAAATGTGCTTACCCCTTTAATAGGATTTAATCCGGACGATGGCGTTAACATCAATTTTAATTTTACTAAATCAGTAAATGGTTTTAATGACGAACCTTATCCGACAAAACATATTCTTAAGGGAAGTTACTTTTTTGCTACCAGTGGTTTTGACCTTTCCTATTCAGGACTATTAGCTAATGCTTTAAGAAACTGGAATTTTATATACGGTGGCAGGTATACCAGTGAAAATTTTGCCCAGAACTTCTTCGGTTTTGGAAATAATAGTATCAATCCCGATGATGATCTGGGATTAAACTATAACCGTATTAAAATTGGTATTCGTTCGCTGTTTTTAGGAATTAACCGGAAGAATTTCTACGGAAGTGAATATAAATTCAATACCTTTTTCAGAAGCGTACAAGTACAGGATTCACCAGATAGGTTTATAAGTTCAGGAGACAACACTTTGGCCGTTATTGGCAATGATGACGACTTCTTTAAAAATAAACTGTTTGCCGGGGTAGAAGCCAAATATAATTACCAGAGTTTTGATAATATTGTAGTACCTACGCGAGGATTACTATTTAATATTGAAGCCGATTTACAGACTAACATTGAACAAGCAGATCGGACCATCTTAAAATTGAGCCCTATCCTGCAATTATACAATGCATTAAGCCGCAATAAAAATTTGGTCTTAAAAACAAGTATCTTTTCAGAATTTGTAATTGGAAATGATTTTGAGTTTTATCAAGCGGCATCCCTTGGAGATACAAAAGGTCTCCGGGGATTTAGAAGAGAGCGTTTTACGGGGCGTTCTGCACTGGCTTTTAGTGGTGACTTACGCTACGGCTTTAAAAAATTTAAAACAGGAATTTTACCCTTACAAATTGGATTGCTAGGAGGTTATGATATAGGTAGGGTTTGGTCGGATTTTGATAAAAATGATGTATGGCACAACTCTATAGGAGGAGGATTCTGGCTAAATGCAATAGATACGATCGCCGGTGAAGTAGGTTTGTTTAGTAGTGATGATGGTCTACGAGTTTCATTTACTCTGGGAATGAATTTTTAA